The bacterium DNA segment TTAAAAAGTGGTGGAGTGCCTATTTATGAACCAGGGTTAAATGAAATGGTAGAAAGAAATGTTGAGAAAAATAGACTTTCATTCACCACTTCAATCGCACAAGGGGTTGAGGCATCAGATATTATCTTCATTGCGGTAAGCACACCACCTTTACCTGATGGAGAGGCAGACCTATCTTTTGTTGAAAATGTATCTAAAGAAATTGCTCAAACAATGAAAAGTTATAAATTAATCGTGGAAAAAAGCACTGTTCCGGTGCAAACAGGCGAATGGGTTAAACGCACGGTCAAATTAAATAATAAGCATCAGGTTGAATTTGATGTTGCCTCAAATCCTGAGTTTTTACGAGAAGGCTCGGCGGTATATGACATTATGCAGCCAGACCGAATAGTTATTGGCGTAGAATCTGAATGGGCAGAAAAACTCTTAAAGGAACTTTATGCCCCATTTAATGCCCCAATTATTGTTACAGATATCAAAAGTGCTGAATTAATTAAACACGCCTCTAACTCCTTCTTAGCCCTCAAAATCTCATTTATTAATGCCGTGGCAAATATATGCGAACTCTCCGGAGCAGATGTTCTAAAGGTTGCCGAAGGAATGGGTTATGATGAACGGATAGGAAGAAGTTTCTTAAATGCTGGTCCTGGCTTTGGTGGCTCATGTTTTCCAAAAGACCTCTCTGCTTTTATCCGCATCGCTCACAAACTTGGCTATGATTTTCAACTCCTGAAAGAGGTTGAGAATATAAACAGAGAACAACGAAAACTTATTGTGACAAAGATAAAAAACGCTGTCTGGATATTAAAGGATAAAAAGATAGGTATTTTAGGACTGGCTTTTAAACCTAATACAGATGATATGCGCTCTGCCCCTTCGATTGAGGTAATTGAAATGTTACAAGGTCAAGGGGTATTTATCAAGGCATTTGACCCGGTGGCTATGGAGAAGGCAAAACCATTGTTAAAAAATGTTACTTTCTGCAAAGACCCTTACGAAGTCGCTGAAGAAAGCGATTGTCTGGTAATTATGACCGAATGGAATGAATTTAAAGAATTAGACTTAATTAAAATTAAGGAGAAAATGTCTAACCCGGTCATTATTGATGGAAGAAACATCTACGACCCGGCGAAAATGAAAGAATTAGGATTTGTGTATCATGGTATTGGGAGATAAAGGAAAAAATAATAACTATTTAGCCACTGATTAACACGGATTAGCACGGATAAATACAGAAGTCAGAGGATAGATGAGAAAGGGAGAAACGGAGAAAGGGAGAAACGGAGAAGGATAGGAGACACGAAGCACTATACCTTAATTTTCAGCCTTCAACCTGATTACGGACACGGAAAACGGACACGGATTACGA contains these protein-coding regions:
- a CDS encoding UDP-glucose/GDP-mannose dehydrogenase family protein; translated protein: MKICMIGTGYVGLVTGTCFADLGNNVICVDNNEEKINILKSGGVPIYEPGLNEMVERNVEKNRLSFTTSIAQGVEASDIIFIAVSTPPLPDGEADLSFVENVSKEIAQTMKSYKLIVEKSTVPVQTGEWVKRTVKLNNKHQVEFDVASNPEFLREGSAVYDIMQPDRIVIGVESEWAEKLLKELYAPFNAPIIVTDIKSAELIKHASNSFLALKISFINAVANICELSGADVLKVAEGMGYDERIGRSFLNAGPGFGGSCFPKDLSAFIRIAHKLGYDFQLLKEVENINREQRKLIVTKIKNAVWILKDKKIGILGLAFKPNTDDMRSAPSIEVIEMLQGQGVFIKAFDPVAMEKAKPLLKNVTFCKDPYEVAEESDCLVIMTEWNEFKELDLIKIKEKMSNPVIIDGRNIYDPAKMKELGFVYHGIGR